The Chrysemys picta bellii isolate R12L10 chromosome 12, ASM1138683v2, whole genome shotgun sequence genome has a segment encoding these proteins:
- the LOC101949018 gene encoding zinc finger protein RFP-like, which yields MAAAAKARQSLQDEASCSICLEYFNDPVTIDCGHNFCQACITQCWEGADKDVSCPQCRATFPQRNLRPNWQLANMVEIAKQLHLQSTKDVGARRACEKHQEALKLFCQEDQSPICVVCDRSKEHRAHTVVPAEEAAQEYKGQIRSRLEMLKKEMEGIAALKLNGEITSEELLQQTESERKKILSEFEKLHLFLEEKELLLLAQLEVLDKEILKRHDEFTTRLTQERSRLGTLISEMEGKCRQPASEFLQDIRSTLSRYEMGKSQSPPSLPLELKRRVKEFSQKHTFLEHTLSKFKERLSSEPKLDKEILSGKQLDKANVTLDPDTAHPHLILSEDGKSVKWGPARQDVPDNFRRFDPVPCVLGCEGFTSGRHCWEVEVDGSSWAVGVARESVTRKGGVSLEPEEGIWAVGQLNPIQYVALTSPWTSLPPDRRPRKIWVALDYKRGQVTFFNAENHTEIFTFIAVTFAGRIFPFCWVADKNSQVRICH from the exons ATGGCTGCTGCTGCAAAGGCAAGGCAAAGCCTCCAGGATGAAGCTTCTTGTTCCATCTGCCTGGAGTATTTTAATGATCCGGTGACTATAGActgtgggcacaatttctgccaagcctgcatcacccagtgctgggagggagctgaTAAAGACGTCTCCTGCCCTCAATGCAGAGCGACCTTTCCCCAGAGGAACCTCAGGCCTAACTGGCAGCTGGCCAACATGGTAGAAATAGCCAAGCAGCTACATTTGCAATCGACAAAAGATGTCGGAGCCAGGAGAGCGTGCGAGAAacaccaggaggctctgaaactCTTCTGTCAGGAGGATCAGTCCCCCATCTGCGTGGTGTGCGACAGGTCCAAGGAGCACAGGGCTCACACGGTGGTTCCTGCAGAGGAGGCCgcccaggagtacaag GGACAAATTAGGAGTCGTTTGGAGATGCTGAAGAAGGAGATGGAAGGCATTGCTGCACTGAAATTGAATGGGGAAATAACAAGCGAGGAGCTGCTG CAACAGACGGAGAGCGAGAGGAAGAAGATTCTGTCGGAATTTGAGAAACTCCATCTGTTTCTAGAGGAGAAAGAATTGCTCCTATTGGCCCAGCTGGAAGTACTGGACAAGGAGATATTGAAGAGGCATGATGAATTCACCACCAGGCTCACCCAGGAGAGATCTCGTCTCGGGACCCTGATCAGTGAGATGGAAGGGAAGTGCAGGCAGCCAGcaagtgaattcctgcag gACATCAGAAGCACTTTGAGCAG ATATGAGATGGGGAAGTCGCAGAGTCCACCATCCCTTCCTCTGGAACTGAAAAGGAGAGTCAAGGAATTCTCTCAGAAGCACACATTTCTGGAGCACACTCTGAGTAAATTTAAAG AGAGACTGTCATCTGAACCAAAGCTGGACAAAG AGATTCTATCTGGAAAGCAGTTGGACAAAG ccaacGTGaccctggatccagacacggctcatcctcatctcatcctgtctgaggatggGAAAAGCGTGAAATGGGGACCTGCACGGCAGGACGTGCCCGACAACTTCAGAAGATTTGATCCCGttccctgtgtgctgggctgtgaggggttcacctcggggagacattgctgggaaGTGGAGGTGGACGGGAGCAGTTGGGccgtgggggtggccagagagtctgtgacgAGAAAGGGAGGGGTCAGCTTGGAGCcagaggaggggatctgggctgtggggcagctgaACCCAATTCAGTATGTGGCTCTCACTTCTCCTTGGACAAGCCTGCCACCGGATAGGAGACCCAGGAAGATCTGGGTCGCCCTGGACTACaaaagggggcaggtgacatttttCAACGCTGAGAACCACACTGAGATCTTCACTTTCATAGCAGTCACTTTTGCTGGGAGAATCTTCCCGTTCTGCTGGGTGGCAGACAAAAACTCCCAGGTCAGAATCTGTCACTGA
- the LOC122173352 gene encoding uncharacterized protein LOC122173352, with amino-acid sequence MEPAQITAAIMSTMNTTRIVLEYMQSQDMPRRNPDQARRRLQRGDESDEEIDMDIDLSQGTGTSNVEIMVSLGQVDAVERRFWARETSTDWWDRIVLQVWDDSQWLRNFRMRKGTFMELCDLLSPALKRQDTKMRAALTVEKRVAIALWKLATPDSYRSVGNQFGVGKSTVGAAVIQFARAMKDLVIARVVTLGNVQSIVDGFAEMGFPNCGGAIDGTHIPILSPEHQATDYVNRKGYFSMLLQALVDHKGRFTNINVGWPGKVHDARVFRNSALFRKLEEGTFFPDQKVTIGDVEMPIVILGDPVYPLMPWLMKPYTGSLDRSQDLFNYRLSKCRMVVECAFGHLKARWRSLLTRSDLSEKNIPIVIATCCALHNICESKGETFMAGWEVEATRLAADYAQPDTRAVRGAQQGAVRIREALKTSFVTGQATV; translated from the coding sequence atggagcccgctcagatcaccgcggcaattatgagcactatgaacaccacgcgcattgtcctggagtatatgcagagccaggacatgccaaggcgaaacccggaccaggcgaggaggcgattgcagcgcggcgacgagagtgatgaggaaattgacatggacatagacctctcacaaggcacaggcaccagcaatgtggaaatcatggtgtcactggggcaggttgatgccgtggaacgccgattctgggcccgggaaacaagcacagactggtgggaccgcatcgtgctgcaggtatgggacgattcccagtggctgcgaaactttcgcatgcgtaagggcactttcatggaactttgtgacttgctgtcccctgccctgaaacgccaggataccaagatgagagcagccctcacagttgagaagcgagtggcgatagccctgtggaagcttgcaacgccagacagctaccggtcagtcgggaatcaatttggagtgggcaaatctacggtgggggctgctgtgatccaatttgccagggcaatgaaagacctggtgatagcaagggtagtgactctgggcaacgtgcagtcaatagtggatggttttgctgaaatgggattcccaaactgtggcggggccatagacggaacccatatccctatcttgtcaccggagcaccaagccaccgactacgtaaaccgcaaggggtacttttcaatgctgctgcaagccctggtggatcacaagggacgtttcaccaacatcaacgtgggatggccgggaaaggtacatgatgctcgcgtcttcaggaactctgctctgtttcgaaagctggaggaagggactttcttcccggaccagaaagtgaccattggggatgttgaaatgcctatcgtgatccttggggacccagtctaccccttaatgccatggctcatgaagccgtacacaggcagcctggacaggagtcaggacctgttcaactacaggctgagcaagtgccgaatggtggtggaatgtgcatttggacatttaaaagcgcgctggcgcagcttactgactcgctcagacctcagcgaaaagaatatccccattgttattgctacttgctgtgcgctccacaatatctgtgagagtaagggggagacctttatggcggggtgggaggttgaggcaactcgcctggccgctgattacgcgcagccagacaccagggcggttagaggagcacagcagggcgcggtgcgcatcagagaagctttgaaaacgagttttgtgactggccaggctactgtgtga
- the LOC135974966 gene encoding uncharacterized protein LOC135974966 produces the protein MESSQDRKRAPAWTEREVRDLLAIWGDEAVIAELRSSKRNGKVLEKISKAMKDRGHNRDTQQCRVKIKELRQAYHKAREANGRSGAEPQTCRYYAELHAILGGAATTTPTVCYDSLTGETHREDSSGNEEDDDGGTVGSSQQQGSGETGFPNSQDMFVTLDLEPVTPELTQDPQGTQETSAANVSPSQRLVNIRKRKRRTRDEMFTELQMSAQADRAQQNAWRQSMTEMRKAQYEREERWRAKSREEQSKWRAEDDRWRQLADRRQEAMLRLLEHQTDMLERMVELQERQQEQRPPLQPLCNQQPSSPSSIASSPRRPRTQWGGLRPPSHSTPDDRPSIRRLAFNKS, from the exons atggagtcctcccaggatcgcaaaagagctccagcatggaccgaacgggaggtacgagatctgctcgccatatggggagatgaagcagtgatagctgaactccgtagcagtaaaagaaatggaaaagtattagaaaagatctccaaggccatgaaggaccgaggccataacagggacacacagcagtgccgcgtgaaaattaaggagctacggcaagcttaccacaaagccagagaagcaaacggaaggtccggggcagagccgcaaacttgccgctactacgcggagctgcatgcgatcctagggggtgcagccaccactaccccaaccgtgtgctatgactctctcactggagaaacacacagggaagacagttcagggaacgaggaagatgacgatggaggtactgtaggtagctcacagcagcaaggaagcggagaaaccggtttccccaacagccaggatatgtttgtgaccctggacctggaaccagtaacccccgaactcacccaagaccctcagggcacacaggagacctctg ctgcaaatgtttctccttcgcagaggctcgtgaacattagaaagagaaaacgtaggacgagggacgagatgttcacggagctccagatgtccgcccaggctgatagagcacagcagaatgcgtggaggcagtcaatgacggagatgagaaaagcccaatatgaacgagaggagaggtggcgggctaaatcgcgggaagaacagagcaagtggcgggctgaagacgataggtggcgtcagcttgcagacagacggcaagaggcaatgctccgtctgctggagcatcaaactgatatgctcgagcgtatggttgagttgcaggaaaggcagcaggagcagagaccgccgctacagcccctgtgtaaccaacagccctcctccccaagttccatagcctcctcacccagacgcccaagaacacagtgggggggcctccgtccacccagtcactccaccccagatgatcgcccaagcatcagaaggctggccttcaataagagttaa